The sequence GGGTTGAAAGATCATCTTACTTTCAAACGGATTAAATGAAAGAAGTTCATTACTACAATCTCGGGGATCCAGTAAAGAATTCTTTTCTATTTTAACTTCACCAATCTTGATGTAGGGCGAATTTTTCCATTCTACATTCAATTTGTTGATGGGTTGGTCTTTCAGATCACAGCACAGCTGAATCAAAACATCGGCGGTAAAATCATTCCTCTGAAAATAATTCTTTAAAGCCTTTTTCATGTTTTGTTTCTTGTCCATATTTTTATTAACAGACTTAGGACTGAGCTTTATTTTCATCATATAATCTCCCAGGCGGTAAGCCCCTACAGAATGATAATCAAAAGAGAGAATAAAATCATTTCTCTTACTGAATAGCTTTAATGTATTTCTGATAAATGAACCTGTAAAAACAGATGGAATAACTTTAATGGCTTGTGTTATAATTGAAAATAAACTGCTCCACTTTTTGATATAAGAAAGATTGACGGCAGTAAATAGTTTTAGAAATGTTGAAACTGAATTAACTGGGAACAATGGAAAGTTTACCAATGGATAATTGGAAAGCAGATTATTATTCTCATCCCTGATTTGCACTGCAAAGCCATAAGCTGGAATATCCCTTTTAGAATTTGTAATTTTCAATTGTGCATTGGAAAGCCTTACAAACAAATTAAATTTCTCTTTATCAAAAAAAGGTTTGAGAAATTCCGGAATATTGGGATCCACCCAAAAAATTCCCTTAGCAACAGCATATGTTTTCGCATGGGCATTTCTGGTAGCATAATTGACGTCACTTATAGAAGAGGACTGCTCAACAAAATCAGCAATCGATTTTTTATTGATTTCCAGAAGTTTTTTTTCCTCTTCATTAAGCTCATCAAACTTCTTATTATATAATATCGGATTTGGCATTTAGTTTTTAAATCCAATTATAACGCCAAGTTTCGGAATTTGTGTTAAGGAATTATTACAATTATTTGAATTTTATGAATGAGAAAGGGCGAATGCTGGAAGAGGGCGGTAGCGAAACTATATAATTTTTATAGATATACTTTTAAATAATTGAATATCAATGATTAAAGTATTTTTATGAACGCCTGTTTAATAAAGTTGATAATACGAATTGATGCCGGCTCACATACTTAAAGTTTGAACTTCCACCTCTCAGCTTCCATCTTTCAACTCCAAAAAGCCTTATCTTTGTAAAAAATTATAATATGGGAGTAGCAGATTTGTTATTTAAGCGTAAAAAAGAATTAGCCGAAAAGAATCTTAATGACGGGAAAGAATATATGGAAGAGTATGGTAAGAGAGAGAGCGTTGTTCAATTACCAAGCGGCTTACAATATGAAATTATTACAGAAGGAGATGGGGCAAAGCCAGGACCAAAATCTACTGTAAAATGCCAC is a genomic window of Chryseobacterium nakagawai containing:
- a CDS encoding catalase family protein, which codes for MPNPILYNKKFDELNEEEKKLLEINKKSIADFVEQSSSISDVNYATRNAHAKTYAVAKGIFWVDPNIPEFLKPFFDKEKFNLFVRLSNAQLKITNSKRDIPAYGFAVQIRDENNNLLSNYPLVNFPLFPVNSVSTFLKLFTAVNLSYIKKWSSLFSIITQAIKVIPSVFTGSFIRNTLKLFSKRNDFILSFDYHSVGAYRLGDYMMKIKLSPKSVNKNMDKKQNMKKALKNYFQRNDFTADVLIQLCCDLKDQPINKLNVEWKNSPYIKIGEVKIEKNSLLDPRDCSNELLSFNPFESKMIFQPVGKIQKLRDSAYKVSVQTRRKINTLLHGKKSEL